Sequence from the Deltaproteobacteria bacterium genome:
TGTAAATCCCGTCAAAAGAAAAAGAATTAAAAGCTAATTTCAGACAGGATTAACTGGATTGACAGGATTAAGATCAAAAGCAAAAGCTTTTCATGTTTTAAAATCCGCTAGATCCCGTAAATTTTGTCAAAAGAAAAAGAATTAAAATCAGTATTGTTCGGTTTGAAATTTGCATCAGCAATTTCTATTTAGAATGATGCAAAAGAATTGTCATTTCGAATCGGAGGTCTCTGAGAGGTACGAGGAGAAATCCTTGTCTCGAATGAAGTGAGAGATCTTAAGGATTTCTCCCTTCACCTAATGGCACTTGTCACTTTGTTCGGGCGCGCTCGAAATGACAGGTCAGTGCAATTTCCTAAGCGGATATTGCTGAATTAAAATAGGGTTTTAGGCAGGATCAAGGGAAATTTAAATACTATTTTATGGATACTAATTTATGCTTAAAAGACTGATTGCTTACCCTTTACTAATTCTGCTTTTATTTGCTTTCTACAAATATGGAAGAAACCTGTGGTATCCTTTTTATTTAAGACTGGCAGGAAAAAAAACAGTTAGTCAAGTTATGGAAATGTATGAGAAACCTGTTGAAGTGGCCTTAAGTCCCTTGTTTGCAGCAAAAGGATTGTCTTATCCTCCTAAAAAAATGGCCCTTTTTGTAATGAAAGAGGAGCGGGTTCTGGAACTGTGGGCCAGTGATAATGAGAAAGACTTTTTTAAAGTTACCGAGTATCCCATTCTTGCATCCAGTGGAAAGTTGGGGCCTAAATTGAAAGAGGGGGACAGGCAGGTTCCTGAAGGCATTTACAAAATTATCGGCTTTAACCCAAATAGCGCATTTCATATATCAATGAAATTGAATTATCCGAATCCATTTGACTTAACTATGTCCCGAAAGGAAGGCCGAAAGAATCCGGGCTCGGATATATTTATTCATGGTAACTCAGTGTCAACAGGATGTCTTGCCATGGGTGATGATGCCATTGAAGAACTGTTCACACTTTCATATAAAACGGGAAAGAGCAATATTGAAGTCATCATATTTCCGGCAGATCCGAGAAAGGGTCCGCTGGTTCCAACAGTGGCTTCACCGGCCTGGACAGGTGAGCTTTATAAAAAGATTGAAAAGAAATTTAGATCAATTACAAATATAAAAAGCAGTTCAAAAGCAACGGGCAGAGGCAGGAGCCTATGAAGTATTCCTCTCGTAAACAAAGTTGATATTATGCCTTTAAAATTTATGTTACTTACACTTTTACTAATCATTGGTTTGCCCGGTATTGTGTCGGCGGCAGGTTCTTCAGACATGATCAAGATGCAAAAACCTGCCGGCTGGATCATTGGAAAGGAGCCGCAACTGCCTGAGCAACTGCCGGATGACGCCATTGAGGGTGGTGTTTATTACCTGTTAAGTGACAATCAAATTCGTGTGGCCGGAGGTGAAAAGACGGTGTATTTTTCACACTTTGCCGAGTTGATTGTTAATCAGCAGGGCCTGGAGAGAAGTTCACAGATTAATGTGGAGTTTGATCCGGCCTATGAATCACTGGTATTCAATTCACTGCAAATTCGCCGGGACAATAAGATTGTAAATAAACTCTCCAGCGCTAAAATTTCGGT
This genomic interval carries:
- a CDS encoding L,D-transpeptidase family protein, whose protein sequence is MEMYEKPVEVALSPLFAAKGLSYPPKKMALFVMKEERVLELWASDNEKDFFKVTEYPILASSGKLGPKLKEGDRQVPEGIYKIIGFNPNSAFHISMKLNYPNPFDLTMSRKEGRKNPGSDIFIHGNSVSTGCLAMGDDAIEELFTLSYKTGKSNIEVIIFPADPRKGPLVPTVASPAWTGELYKKIEKKFRSITNIKSSSKATGRGRSL